One segment of Ricinus communis isolate WT05 ecotype wild-type chromosome 8, ASM1957865v1, whole genome shotgun sequence DNA contains the following:
- the LOC8263311 gene encoding uncharacterized protein LOC8263311, producing METLSSISCFSTSNKSPFNKSSPKPLLRRNPPKVSFFRASPNPVRELAEEDVLRMFLKEREVNGDFISKASDMFWLREVMELVDFDAAKLADNSQEAEQIMESQDEGGFLKLTRTQEWISGADSAPMNKKAIAKAMQDDSDRRKKLNFLKYEALKRELIFLSVGIGTACTGYCLIALSVQAAISYAIGVLFSCLYLQLLCKHADNLSREMIPPIFMKKKSKKIGIRSEDLSESIERSIKGSGMALSSPRLMIPAAVYGLWVLSHHYFSNDIFDFQIVPAMFGMFVYKAAALVQVYRDNEDLQFLFPEDGESSSD from the exons ATGGAAACACTCTCCAGTATCTCTTGCTTCTCCACCTCCAACAAATCTCCATTTAATAAGTCATCTCCAAAACCACTTTTGAGGAGAAACCCACCAAAAGTCTCATTCTTTAGAGCTTCTCCTAATCCAG TGAGGGAACTTGCAGAAGAGGATGTTTTGAGAATGTTCCTCAAGGAAAGAGAAGTAAATGgagattttatttctaaagCTTCCGATATGTTTTGGTTGAGAGAGGTCATGGAGTTAGTTGATTTTGATGCTGCTAAACTTGCTGACAATTCTCAAGAAGCAGAGCAG atTATGGAAAGTCAAGATGAAGGGGGGTTTTTGAAACTGACCAGAACACAGGAATGGATATCAGGTGCTGACTCTGCACCAATGAATAAGAAAGCCATTGCAAAG GCTATGCAAGATGATAGTGACAGAAGGAAGAAACTGAACTTTCTCAAATATGAAGCT CTCAAAAGAGAACTGATATTTTTATCAGTTGGTATTGGAACTGCATGTACTGGCTATTGTTTGATTGCTTTATCAGTCCAG GCTGCTATTAGCTATGCAATTGGAGTACTTTTCAG TTGCTTGTACCTTCAACTGTTGTGCAAACATGCAGACAACCTATCCAGAGAAATGATTCCTCCAATTttcatgaaaaagaaatcgaAGAA AATTGGGATAAGAAGCGAGGATCTTAGTGAGTCGATAGAGagatcaataaaaggaagtGGTATGGCTCTTTCATCTCCGAGGCTTATGATACCAGCTGCAGTTTACGGATTGTGGGTCCTGTCTCATCACTATTTTTCCAATGATATTTTTGATTTCCAG aTTGTACCGGCTATGTTTGGGATGTTTGTATACAAAGCTGCAGCACTTGTTCAAGTATATAGAGATAATGAAGACCTGCAGTTTCTCTTTCCAGAAGACGGGGAAAGTTCAAGTGACTGA
- the LOC8263310 gene encoding nicalin-1: MTWKKAREREMLESVIALVFILVACVELCDAATVVDVYRLIQYDISGVPFGSRLATLNHHASSLHFPPGADLSRTVLIIPIRELNLTSLKEYITERKPLGGLLFLLPQTLYNLQKRGVEYQSYDLELLKTLLAELERLLIHASVPYPVYFAFEDDDIDAVLTDIKRNDITGQPATATTGGFKLVVAAPEPKRIASPTITNIQGWLPGVKVDGDSSQLPTIAIIASYDTFGTAPALSVGSDSNGSGIVALLEIARLFSLLYSNPRTRGRYNLLFGLTSGGPYNYNGTQKWLRSFDQRLRESIDYAICLNSIGSWDNELWLHVSKPPENAYIKQIFEGFSSVAKELGFEVGLKHKKINISNPRVAWEHEQFSRLRVTAATLSELSGAPEMLESTGGLSDSRYFVNETAIVRSIKLVTESIARHIYDHQGKNIKIFADNSSLAVNPSYIRSWLDLLSQTPRVAPFLSKNDPFVMALKKELEDHVQEVNVQHEVLDGMFTFYDSTKAKLNIYQVASVTFDLLLLLVLGSYLIVLFSFLVITTRGLDDLISLFRRPPSRKMKTA, translated from the exons ATGACTTGGAAGAAAGCACGTGAGCGAGAAATGCTAGAATCCGTCATCGCACTTGTCTTCATACTCGTCGCCTGCGTTGAACTCTGCGACGCCGCCACCGTTGTCGACGTCTACCGTCTTATTCAATACGACATCTCCGGCGTCCCCTTTGGATCTCGTCTCGCCACTCTCAACCACCACGCCAGCTCCTTGCATTTCCCTCCTGGTGCTGATCTTTCCCGTACTGTCCTTATCATCCCTATTCGCGAACTCAATCTCACTTCTCTTAAAG AGTATATCACTGAAAGAAAGCCATTAGGAGGACTGTTGTTTTTGCTCCCTCAAACATTATATAATCTGCAGAAACGAGGTGTTGAGTATCAATCATACGATCTGGAGCTTCTCAAGACTCTATTAGCTGAGCTTGAACGCTTACTTATACATGCCAGCGTACCT TATCCAGTGTATTTTGCTTTTGAGGATGACGACATTGATGCTGTATTGACTGATATCAAGAGGAATGATATTACTGGTCAACCGGCTACTGCAACTACTGGCGG ATTCAAGCTTGTCGTCGCAGCACCAGAGCCTAAGAGAATTGCATCCCCCACTATCACAAACATTCAG GGATGGTTGCCTGGTGTAAAAGTGGATGGAGATTCAAGTCAACTTCCAACTATTGCTATCATAGCATCATATGATACATTTGGGACTGCTCCT GCATTATCAGTTGGAAGTGATAGCAATGGAAGTGGCATTGTGGCTCTTCTTGAAATAgctaggttattttctcttctttattCAAATCCAAGGACAAGGGGAAgatataatttactttttggGCTAACATCAGGCGGACCTTATAACTACAATGGAACTCAGAAG TGGCTTCGTAGCTTTGATCAACGCTTACGTGAGAGCATTGATTATGCTATTTGCTTAAATAGTATTGGCTCATGGGATAATGAGTTGTGGCTTCATGTGTCTAAGCCTCCTGAAAATGCCTACATTAAACAAATTTTTGAA GGTTTCTCTAGTGTAGCAAAAGAGCTGGGCTTTGAAGTTGGACTGAAGCACAAGAAAATCAATATTTCAAATCCTAGA GTAGCTTGGGAGCATGAACAGTTTTCAAGGCTGAGGGTCACTGCTGCCACTCTCTCTGAACTCTCTGGTGCACCTGAAATGTTGGAAAGCACTGGAGGTCTGTCTGATAGCAG ATATTTTGTAAATGAAACTGCAATTGTCAGAAGTATCAAGTTAGTCACCGAAAGTATTGCG AGGCATATTTATGATCATCAAgggaaaaacataaaaatcttTGCAGACAACAGTAGTTTGGCTGTAAATCCTTCTTACATACGCTCATGGTTGGATCTTTTGTCACAAACACCTCGAGTGGCGCCATTTCTCTCAAAGAATGACCCATTTGTAATGGCATTGAAAAAG GAACTAGAAGATCATGTTCAAGAAGTAAATGTACAGCATGAAGTGCTTGATGGAATGTTCACATTCTACGACTCGACTAAAGCTAAGCTGAACATATATCAG GTTGCTAGTGTAACATTTGACTTGCTGTTGCTTCTGGTGCTGGGATCATATTTGATAGTGCTTTTCAGTTTTCTCGTCATCACAACTAGG GGTCTTGATGATCTTATAAGCTTATTCCGACGACCTCCCTCTCGTAAGATGAAAACGGCATGA
- the LOC8263309 gene encoding small RNA-binding protein 11, chloroplastic, producing the protein MVSLRATAKGFLQIISHSKPNTPLFFSTNSASSSRLFVKGISFSSTTESLTEAFSKFGEIVEVNIIKDKAMDRPKGYAYVTFATENEAKKALTEMNGKVIDGRPVFVDNVSSRSIGRLRQP; encoded by the exons ATGGTTAGTCTAAGGGCAACTGCCAAAGGCTTTCTCCAGATAATTTCACACTCAAAACCTAACACCCCATTGTTCTTCTCCACAAATAGCGCTTCCAGTTCCAGGCTCTTCGTCAAAG GTATATCTTTCTCCAGCACAACAGAGTCATTGACAGAAGCATTTTCAAAATTTGGTGAAATTGTAGAAG TTAACATAATAAAGGATAAAGCTATGGATAGACCAAAAGGTTATGCTTATGTGACCTTTGCTACTGAGAATGAAGCCAAAAAGGCCTTGACAGAGATGAACGGAAAG GTGATAGATGGACGTCCTGTTTTTGTAGACAATGTATCGTCAAGGAGCATAGGAAGACTGAGGCAGCCATAG
- the LOC8263308 gene encoding LRR receptor-like serine/threonine-protein kinase FLS2, producing the protein MPGFALVTSNATDKSALLAFESGISYDPNSILATNWSIGTDFWTGITCSFTRQSYCPQTPFQGFHGYIPQELGRLRRLKLLVPEVNQLEGSIPPSIGQCKELQVMSLVFNNLSGSIPRELGSLPKLEKLYLGQNNLIGSIPSSLGNISTLTELILRTNKLTGSIPENIFNLTSLVSIYVGHNFLSGSLPKDICQNNHKLEEILLQNNQLSGHVPSTIYRCKQLTRLSLPLNKFDGNVPPELGNLSMLEFLHLNGNGFHGSIPSTLGSLSMLQILYLANNRLSGTIPPSIGNISSLQYLCLENNSIHGNIPGHLGQLNNLLSENIPSNLSSSSKLTDLHLSDNLFDGPVPLNLGQLHLLKRFNVGFNQLTGEDGISELRVFTALSNCSSLRWMVIEYNPLNGSMPSFNGNHSNPLQTTSAAGCHLQGPIPKRIGSFKKINYLILGDNSLSGVIPPEIAGLDSFQRLYLDSNLLEGLIPNEICQLTNLGELYFPLGSSIGILGSVLSGEIPKSLQALKYLRYLNLSVNNLSGEIPSKGPFANFKAESILANRGLCGKLGIASLAALVSFFYLLRAFRTRKLQVSNSVGLVPAVEWRMWSYHELVWATDNFCEANLLGVGSISSVYKGLISDGTIVAIKVLNLQQERAMRSFDAECKVLREICLRNLIKVISPCSNLDFRALVLQYMSNGSLDKWLYSHNYFLNLQQRVCIMLDVALPLEYLHHGQLELIVHCDLKPNNVLLDEAMVAHVGDFGIAKILEKRNITMQTRTLSTFGYIAPEYGFEGRVSTD; encoded by the exons ATGCCTGGTTTCGCCTTAGTTACATCCAATGCCACTGATAAATCGGCACTTCTCGCCTTCGAGTCTGGAATTAGTTATGATCCTAACAGCATCTTGGCAACCAACTGGAGCATTGGAACTGATTTCTGGACAGGAATCACCTGTAGCTTCACAAGACAGAGTTACTGCCCTCAGACTCCCTTTCAGGG TTTCCATGGCTACATCCCGCAAGAGCTTGGCCGTTTACGCCGATTGAAACTACTGGTTCCAGAAGTGAACCAGTTGGAAGGAAGTATCCCACCAAGCATAGGCCAGTGCAAGGAGCTGCAAGTCATGTCTCTAGTATTCAACAACTTAAGTGGCAGCATACCCAGAGAGTTGGGTTCCTTACCTAAGCTCGAGAAATTGTATCTAGGTCAAAACAACCTTATAGGCTCCATTCCATCATCTCTAGGCAACATCTCAACACTAACGGAATTGATTCTACGGACCAACAAATTGACAGGTTCTATTCCTGAAAATATATTCAACCTCACTTCTCTTGTATCCATTTATGTTGGACACAATTTTCTCTCCGGTTCTCTGCCAAAGgatatatgtcaaaataatcATAAGCTTGAAGAAATCCTTCTTCAAAACAATCAGCTCAGTGGCCATGTCCCTTCAACTATATACAGATGTAAACAACTAACGCGATTATCTTTgcctttaaataaatttgatggaAACGTACCGCCAGAGTTAGGCAACCTATCCATGCTTGAGTTCTTGCATCTTAATGGTAATGGATTTCATGGCAGCATACCATCAACTCTAGGTAGCCTATCTATGCTTCAGATCCTGTATCTTGCTAATAACCGTCTATCTGGTACTATTCCCCCTTCCATAGGCAATATCTCAAGTTTACAGTATCTTTGCCTTGAAAATAACTCCATTCACGGAAATATTCCTGGTCACTTGGGACAACTCAACAACTTG CTTAGTGAAAATATTCCATCAAATTTGTCCAGTTCTTCAAAGCTTACAGATCTGCATCTATCTGACAACTTATTTGATGGACCTGTTCCTCTGAATCTTGGTCAGTTGCACCTGCTCAAGCGATTCAATGTAGGATTTAATCAACTTACGGGAGAGGATGGAATTTCTGAACTGAGGGTTTTCACTGCTTTGTCAAATTGTAGTTCCTTGCGGTGGATGGTCATAGAGTACAATCCATTGAATGGCTCTATGCCAAGTTTCAACGGAAATCATTCGAATCCCCTACAAACGACATCTGCAGCAGGATGCCATTTACAAGGACCCATTCCTAAAAGGATTGGGTCTTTTAAGAAGataaattatcttattttGGGTGACAACAGTTTGAGTGGAGTCATCCCACCGGAGATTGCAGGACTAGATAGCTTCCAGAGACTATATCTTGACAGCAACTTGCTTGAGGGGTTGATTCCAAACGAAATCTGTCAGTTGACAAACTTGGGGGAGCTATACTTTCCG CTTGGTAGCAGCATTGGAATTCTTGGATCTGTCCTATCTGGGGAAATACCAAAATCTCTCCAGGCATTGAAGTATCTCAGATACTTGAATCTGTCTGTCAATAACCTGTCAGGAGAGATTCCAAGTAAAGGACCTTTTGCAAACTTCAAAGCGGAATCCATTTTAGCAAATAGAGGACTCTGTGGGAAGCTAG GCATTGCATCATTAGCAGctcttgtttctttcttttatttgttgagAGCTTTCCGGACAAGGAAACTTCAAGTTTCGAATTCAGTAGGTTTAGTGCCTGCAGTGGAGTGGCGAATGTGGTCATATCATGAACTTGTTTGGGCTACAGATAACTTCTGCGAAGCAAATCTACTTGGCGTAGGAAGCATCAGTTCTGTATACAAGGGATTGATTTCAGATGGGACTATTGTTGCTATCAAAGTACTAAACTTACAGCAAGAGCGTGCAATGCGAAGTTTTGATGCAGAATGTAAGGTTCTGCGGGAGATTTGCCTTAGGAATCTCATTAAAGTAATAAGTCCATGCTCTAATCTTGACTTCAGAGCCTTGGTTCTCCAGTACATGTCGAACGGAagccttgataagtggttgtattctcataatTATTTCCTGAATCTCCAACAAAGAGTGTGCATAATGCTGGATGTCGCACTGCCATTGGAATATCTTCACCATGGCCAACTAGAGCTCATAGTACACTGTGATCTAAAACCAAACAATGTCCTTCTAGATGAAGCCATGGTAGCACATGTGGGCGACTTTGGCATTGCGAAGATTTTGGAGAAACGCAATATTACGATGCAAACCAGAACTTTAAGCACATTTGGCTACATTGCACCAG AGTACGGCTTTGAAGGAAGAGTTTCAACAGACTGA